The stretch of DNA TTTCCCATTTTTCTAATAGAGGGCCGAAATGCAGTTTGACCTAAGTACAAGGGCTTCCCTGGTACATATACCAAAAAGAGGCCTATGCACGGTCAAACAGGTCTACTTTTTAATCCCCAAAgcaaaaggaaaataagaaatgAATCAAAACTTTATTCAGGATCCCAGTTAACAAGATAGACCAAAGCAAAACAAGCATTTCAATATCAAAAAGACAAAAGAGACTTGTAAACTGATTAATTTCTTGTTCTCATATTATAGAAACTATTCCACTAGCCATAGAATGCGAAAACAGGGGAGGAGGACAAAACAGAAGCGTATTAAAGCATGATATTTCACTAATTTTCCTTCCACCCACAACTCAAAACACCAAAATAACTAAAAGGACAACACCATAACAAAGCTGAAAACATTGTCTGCAACAAATATCtaaatcaaaaactaaaattacTGAGACACACCCAACCACTTAGAGAAGTTCTCAAATTCTGTGTAATCACTGTCGGAGATCATAGTCTGATACCATGCTTTGCCTGCTGACTTGATTGCTGTTGCCTCCTCCTGAATCGTCCACAAGATAGCATTCAAAAAAAAACCAACAGGGGATTCTTAGAATTACGATACAAAATAACAACACATCTAGAATCTATAATACAACTAGCAGTTCTTGAACATGAACAATCATTCAATGGCATGCCAGAAATAAAGATTGATAAGATAATCAATCCAGCCtgagaaagaaatgaaaaataaatgaaacaagTATAATTTGAATAGCACAAATGATCAGAATAGGCAGAGCAGCAAAAACAAAAGCCATTCCAAGTAATTTTATGCCCAAATTAATTATCAACAAATGATAAAATCATCaatgcataaaaactcataaaatatAGAACTTGACTGATGCACTTTAACAAATTGTTTAAACTTAAACCAGATAAGTGTAAAATCATCAAtgcataaaaacttataaaatatagAACTTGACTGATGCATTTTAACAAATTGTTTAAACTTAAACCAGATAAGTGTAATATCAATGTTAGTCAAGCAAACTGAGTATGGTATAAAGAAGCAACATTCAATAAAGGTAATATCTCAACAAACGAAACGTGTACAATAAACTATATACACTATTTCTATGAGGCCTACACCAAAACAGAGTAATCTCATAAGCACAACCACGATATTCATAGCAATTAATGTAACAATTATGAAGCAGTGataaacaaaaacatataatttaagaAGCCAAACATGCAAAGCCATTACACAATTATCATCATTCAGGAAACATTCAAAACCAAAACGAACTTGATATACCTTAGAAATGGGCTTCCTCTTCTTGTCAAGCTTCTCCTTCTTAGCCTTAACACGTTGTGCCTCGGCTAAAAGAGACATCCTCCTAGCAGTCTTCGCATATGGGTTCAACTTCAGCATAGCATTCAAGTTCTTGAGTGGGTTCTTCTTCAAAGGTGCCCTCTTGATCTCCTTCTTAATGGGCTTCACAACCGACTGCACCTCATCAGAGTTGATAATCCTACCCAGATCAGCATTCACCATCTTAGATCGAGGCAGTACGTACCCTTTCTTCTTCTCAGAAGGCTTATCAAATGACCCGTAAATCGTATCCAGCTTCTCGTAAGCCGATTTGGTCCAAATAATGAACCTTCCAAGGTGACCACCAGGTGCCAGTTTCAACAGATTAAGCCTCTCCACGTTGGCAACCTCCACTCCAGGAATGTTACGGAAGGCTTTAACAAGCTTAGCTCCCTCAGTTCCGTAAACAATCAAAGGACCTTTACGGGAAATGTACCTCCGATTCCTCATTTTTCCTTTTCCGGGTCGGATTCCTTGGCTGTCCTTAGCCTTTTCAACATCAGGATATGCTCCGATCTGTTTCAAAACCTTGATTGCACCCGAGGTTTTCTCAACGCTCTCAACAGCGTCAGAAATGACCAGCGGCATCTCCGGTACAGCCTCAATGCGGTGGCCACGTGCCATGACGAGGGAAGGAACAGCGGAGGCGGCGATGGCAGAAGCAACGGCGTAACGCTTCTGGTTAACGTTGATTTTCCGGTGCCAGCGGCGCCAGATCTTGGTAGGAGCAAACATGCGTCCACCGCGACACATGTTTCCGAAAGCACCTTGGCCTGCACGGTGAGTACCCCCACCAGGAACACGAGGGATACGTGAGACGGCACGACCGGTACCCCAGGATTCAGCTGAAGTTTGGTGACCAGCGCGTTTGGAGACGGCATAGGGTTGACGGCTGTTTTTGGATATATTGTCGTGAACGAAGGTGACGATGTCGGGTCGAATCGAGGCTTTCATCACATCAGCGAGAGGAACGGTTGGAGTGGCATCAGTAGCCATGTCGGACTCTATGGTTTGGACGGAGACAAGAGGGCGCGCGGCGGCGGCCATTTTGTAGGGTTTGGGTGAGGAGGGGGAGTGAAGATGGAGTAGAATGAAGAACAGGGAGGAGCGCTAGGGTTTTGAGAAGTGTGGATTATTTATATTCTGTTTTATTAGGAAAAGGGCCGATGGGTAACTAATTTTGGGCTGCTGACCCGAATATAATAACTCTGACTCAAAGCTTAATGTACTTTATGGGTCCATCATAGGACAGCCCgtccaaattaattaattatatttgtttctttccttaaaaattatttctaaaaaatatattacttctttaaaaaaaaataatatcttctaatgtttgaatgattttgcataaagtattttttatttttagtaaatttatttatttttatttcttaaggCATCTACCGGAGTAAGTCCTGTAACTAATCTTCCACATTTTGTAGGCTCATTAAGGGGATAAATGCTAGCCACAAGTTTTAAGTTGCTCCATACCCAGAGCGAGGATCAAACCCTCGACCACTGGTTAAGGTAGGAGAGACTCTTACCATCTCACCTAACTTCCATAGTTGGTAAAAagattttaagttattttcaatgaaataaacataacatgaattatatttgttacaaaatattataaaaatatttctatttgacaaccgaaatttattttataataaaataatattttataataattaatatctcATATACCTTTAATAATAATCAgtgtctaattaaaatttaatttgaagtACCAATAAGTGGTTGGGAGAAGTAAAAGTAGAGTTCTTCCCCCAAGTATTTGGACTAAGTTCGAATCTCGTAGTCCTCATTGTTAGGaatgttttatttgaatttcACTTCAACCAGAAGAGAATTGGTCTTAAACTCACACatgtgaatacaaaaaaaaaaaaagttaatatataaATGGATAACAGTGCATTGGAGCTCGAAATGATGCATAAAGCTAAGtggaatttaaattataatatgcaTTTTATagttcaaaaaatttattataatctaaaaaaatagttcctactaaatatttataaatttttgtatatattattaaaatattaatataaaatattaagtatatatttaaatttaaaattatttttaatgttaaaatttattattaaaattaaaattgtaattttaaataattttattagaatattattaaatataaatatgtatgtttaataatattgaaaattataatatttaaaattaatattatattttttagatatattaaaatttcaaaataaaaatttattgtaACAATATTCGACTTTATTCaaattagattttatataaaaattaagttatttataagttttatttaaatGATTCATGTTCttcaaaactttaagaaaatatgAATTATTTTTCGTTAATTAGTAAGTCATTTTTTATTGACcaaattatttttcataaaacaaacatagaaaaatattaaaataacaaaacaaacacattttaaaattgcTAAAAAGATCtaccaaaaatatttattttaaaataaacaattataatgaaataaataaaatattgattaatAGGATATAATTTCATACGGGAAGGGAGAAGAGCAGTATATCCcacattttacatatttaaaaataaatttaaactgtCAACTAAATCTTGAGTGAAATGGTAAAGACCTTGATATCAACCCTTTAGGTAACATCAATTCTATATTCAATCACTATACAACACACATGCCTTCAAGCCCTAAACAATTATTACGcccttttatatttatatatatttatatatatatttcggaATATGTGTTTgttacataaatttaaaattagtgaaaaatagttgattgagttttaactcgattgacataaatattgttgtcaatgcaggagaaAATGGGTTTGAGTGcactgaagcgtattatcctcctatttatgagttggagaGGAACTGTGGGATTGGAATCTATAATAAGATTGTTCAAAAATAAAAACTAGTGAAGAATAATTAGTAATAAGATCTTCTAACGTATGCCAGCATTTCATTGGTCAAGGAAATAATTAATAAGCTACCattccataagaaaaaaaaatgttttttcaagtttttaagTATCTTTCACTAGATTAGAAACATCATCTCATGTTTGAAAATACCAATAATCTTAGATTTATAGCTGTTTATTCATAACAATAATAATTGTGATAATTTATAACATCTTATACTCGTCTTGATCATCGGTATAATTAGGAGACATTTCGAAACGTTTTCTTAACTTGtacaaatattttcttttaagaaatATCATTTGAAAGCTTAACAAAAATTCTTTAAAGCATATCTCAACCATTCAAGAAGCTTGagtacatttttaaaattatatttaataatttttttaaggtttGGACATATCTAAACCATATACTAAGTGTTTGAAGTTTATCGACTTAAATCAATGTCATTCAAGTTAAGAAAAATAGGAATTTTATGATAACTTAagatttaaaacaatttaaataaaattgtaGAATACGATAAAAATCATCTTGATAGCTTTAAAATCAccttcaattattaaaaaaactttttGTGGGTGATCgaagtagacctgtccatgggccgggcggctcggcccggcccgacggcccgcccgaaatatgagagggttcgggtaaaaatataggcccgaaatatgggattGGGTAAAAAAACGAGGCctgtttaaaaaacgggccgggcctcgggcaccacttttttggcctgggcccggcccttatataataaatatatatttttatttttattttttaattttaaaataattttaaaataattttatttttttatttttaaaataactttttaatgtttattaaaaaatgggccgggctcaggcttatgatatttttcccgggccgagcctgggcaaaatttcaggcccatatttcaggctgggtcgggcccgggcctaggaggTGGGCCGaaaattttttctgggcccggcccggcctggcccatggacaggtctagatCGAAGATGTTCGGGGTCACTtcttgtaacagtccggtttcgA from Gossypium hirsutum isolate 1008001.06 chromosome D04, Gossypium_hirsutum_v2.1, whole genome shotgun sequence encodes:
- the LOC107898498 gene encoding 60S ribosomal protein L4, encoding MAAAARPLVSVQTIESDMATDATPTVPLADVMKASIRPDIVTFVHDNISKNSRQPYAVSKRAGHQTSAESWGTGRAVSRIPRVPGGGTHRAGQGAFGNMCRGGRMFAPTKIWRRWHRKINVNQKRYAVASAIAASAVPSLVMARGHRIEAVPEMPLVISDAVESVEKTSGAIKVLKQIGAYPDVEKAKDSQGIRPGKGKMRNRRYISRKGPLIVYGTEGAKLVKAFRNIPGVEVANVERLNLLKLAPGGHLGRFIIWTKSAYEKLDTIYGSFDKPSEKKKGYVLPRSKMVNADLGRIINSDEVQSVVKPIKKEIKRAPLKKNPLKNLNAMLKLNPYAKTARRMSLLAEAQRVKAKKEKLDKKRKPISKEEATAIKSAGKAWYQTMISDSDYTEFENFSKWLGVSQ